The following coding sequences lie in one Anguilla rostrata isolate EN2019 chromosome 8, ASM1855537v3, whole genome shotgun sequence genomic window:
- the tmem268 gene encoding transmembrane protein 268 isoform X2 encodes MEDGATPPNVMDEWDARNAETHPRPLRTQSDRSRVAQRTNGHCMLAVSSSSMLRPSFDLSECRALLEKNGLQVPAEDFETPLQAALDTASVRRYLFFNSAIFHFFLAPLLYTVVWCGLYSTLHLYLSLTSIWVLCLSVSLGSFLLTCAIILLLNHSNRQIDINTDVRLIQANERLIRHDLLVGVADWVHQCAGTLQLFCVYWDLSHCLRSLTDTLEEMSFARDETQSKLRKNMSYLTLVVEASTFDPEAGSVGEEGSEEERPLLVERGSTGRSTPAGHREETKLTKNYSLVPSHYLSAQATAHQLLLTYSATYVRLLVSEKLPREPQRPLHSGMTHCTIGPICLCQYVQRTVLR; translated from the exons ATGGAGGACGGAGCAACTCCACCTAACGTGATGGACGAATGGGATGCCAGGAATGCTGAGACACACCCCAGGCCACTGCGCACCCAATCGGACAGAAGCAGAGTGGCCCAGCGGACCAATG GTCATTGCATGCTGGCAGTCTCCAGCTCCTCTATGCTCAGGCCTTCATTTGATCTGTCAGAATGCAGAGCCCTGCTGGAGAAGAACGGCCTACAG GTCCCGGCTGAAGATTTCGAGACGCCGCTCCAGGCGGCGCTGGACACGGCCTCCGTCCGAAGATACCTCTTCTTCAATTCCGCCATCTTCCATTTCTTCCTGGCCCCG ctgctGTACACGGTGGTATGGTGTGGGCTGTACTCCACTCTGCATTTGTACCTCAGTCTCACCTCCATTTGGGTCCTGTGCCTGTCGGTCAGCCTCGGGTCCTTCCTCCTCACCTGCgccatcatcctcctcctcaatCACAGCAACAGGCAG ATCGACATCAACACGGACGTGCGGCTGATCCAGGCGAACGAGCGGCTGATCCGACACGACCtgctggtgggcgtggccgaCTGGGTGCATCAGTGCGCCGGGACTCTGCAG CTGTTTTGTGTCTACTGGGACCTGTCCCATTGCCTGAGATCACTGACTGACACCCTGGAAGAGATGAGCTTCGCCAGGGACgaaacacag TCCAAGCTCCGAAAAAACATGTCCTACCTCACCCTGGTGGTGGAGGCCAGCACTTTCGACCCGGAGGCGGGGTCAGTGGGCGAAGAGGGCTCCGAGGAGGAAAGACCCCTGCTGGTGGAGCGTGGGAGCACAGGGCGCAGTACTCCAGCCGGCCACAGGGAGGAGACAAAGCTCACCAAGAACTACAGCCTAGTGCCAAGCCATTACCTGTCTGCCCAG GCCACAGCACACCAGCTTTTACTGACCTACAGCGCCACCTACGTGAGGCTCCTGGTATCTGAGAAGCTCCCCCGTGaaccacagcgccccctacacTCCGGGATGACTCACTGCACCATCGGTCccatctgtctctgtcagtaTGTCCAGAGAACTGTCCTGAGATAG
- the tmem268 gene encoding transmembrane protein 268 isoform X1, with protein sequence MWPHCVQSVQSVQVCGLIVFRVFRVFRSLSKLYAFVLKMEDGATPPNVMDEWDARNAETHPRPLRTQSDRSRVAQRTNGHCMLAVSSSSMLRPSFDLSECRALLEKNGLQVPAEDFETPLQAALDTASVRRYLFFNSAIFHFFLAPLLYTVVWCGLYSTLHLYLSLTSIWVLCLSVSLGSFLLTCAIILLLNHSNRQIDINTDVRLIQANERLIRHDLLVGVADWVHQCAGTLQLFCVYWDLSHCLRSLTDTLEEMSFARDETQSKLRKNMSYLTLVVEASTFDPEAGSVGEEGSEEERPLLVERGSTGRSTPAGHREETKLTKNYSLVPSHYLSAQATAHQLLLTYSATYVRLLVSEKLPREPQRPLHSGMTHCTIGPICLCQYVQRTVLR encoded by the exons ATGTGGCCTCATTGTGTTCAGAGTGTTCAGAGTGTTCAGGTATGTGGCCTCATTGTGTTCAGAGTGTTCAGAGTGTTCAG ATCTCTAAGTAAATTGTACGCCTTTGTACTCAAAATGGAGGACGGAGCAACTCCACCTAACGTGATGGACGAATGGGATGCCAGGAATGCTGAGACACACCCCAGGCCACTGCGCACCCAATCGGACAGAAGCAGAGTGGCCCAGCGGACCAATG GTCATTGCATGCTGGCAGTCTCCAGCTCCTCTATGCTCAGGCCTTCATTTGATCTGTCAGAATGCAGAGCCCTGCTGGAGAAGAACGGCCTACAG GTCCCGGCTGAAGATTTCGAGACGCCGCTCCAGGCGGCGCTGGACACGGCCTCCGTCCGAAGATACCTCTTCTTCAATTCCGCCATCTTCCATTTCTTCCTGGCCCCG ctgctGTACACGGTGGTATGGTGTGGGCTGTACTCCACTCTGCATTTGTACCTCAGTCTCACCTCCATTTGGGTCCTGTGCCTGTCGGTCAGCCTCGGGTCCTTCCTCCTCACCTGCgccatcatcctcctcctcaatCACAGCAACAGGCAG ATCGACATCAACACGGACGTGCGGCTGATCCAGGCGAACGAGCGGCTGATCCGACACGACCtgctggtgggcgtggccgaCTGGGTGCATCAGTGCGCCGGGACTCTGCAG CTGTTTTGTGTCTACTGGGACCTGTCCCATTGCCTGAGATCACTGACTGACACCCTGGAAGAGATGAGCTTCGCCAGGGACgaaacacag TCCAAGCTCCGAAAAAACATGTCCTACCTCACCCTGGTGGTGGAGGCCAGCACTTTCGACCCGGAGGCGGGGTCAGTGGGCGAAGAGGGCTCCGAGGAGGAAAGACCCCTGCTGGTGGAGCGTGGGAGCACAGGGCGCAGTACTCCAGCCGGCCACAGGGAGGAGACAAAGCTCACCAAGAACTACAGCCTAGTGCCAAGCCATTACCTGTCTGCCCAG GCCACAGCACACCAGCTTTTACTGACCTACAGCGCCACCTACGTGAGGCTCCTGGTATCTGAGAAGCTCCCCCGTGaaccacagcgccccctacacTCCGGGATGACTCACTGCACCATCGGTCccatctgtctctgtcagtaTGTCCAGAGAACTGTCCTGAGATAG
- the tmem268 gene encoding transmembrane protein 268 isoform X3, with translation MPGMLRHTPGHCAPNRTEAEWPSGPMVSHCQTQGHCMLAVSSSSMLRPSFDLSECRALLEKNGLQVPAEDFETPLQAALDTASVRRYLFFNSAIFHFFLAPLLYTVVWCGLYSTLHLYLSLTSIWVLCLSVSLGSFLLTCAIILLLNHSNRQIDINTDVRLIQANERLIRHDLLVGVADWVHQCAGTLQLFCVYWDLSHCLRSLTDTLEEMSFARDETQSKLRKNMSYLTLVVEASTFDPEAGSVGEEGSEEERPLLVERGSTGRSTPAGHREETKLTKNYSLVPSHYLSAQATAHQLLLTYSATYVRLLVSEKLPREPQRPLHSGMTHCTIGPICLCQYVQRTVLR, from the exons ATGCCAGGAATGCTGAGACACACCCCAGGCCACTGCGCACCCAATCGGACAGAAGCAGAGTGGCCCAGCGGACCAATGGTCAGCCACTGTCAAACGCAGG GTCATTGCATGCTGGCAGTCTCCAGCTCCTCTATGCTCAGGCCTTCATTTGATCTGTCAGAATGCAGAGCCCTGCTGGAGAAGAACGGCCTACAG GTCCCGGCTGAAGATTTCGAGACGCCGCTCCAGGCGGCGCTGGACACGGCCTCCGTCCGAAGATACCTCTTCTTCAATTCCGCCATCTTCCATTTCTTCCTGGCCCCG ctgctGTACACGGTGGTATGGTGTGGGCTGTACTCCACTCTGCATTTGTACCTCAGTCTCACCTCCATTTGGGTCCTGTGCCTGTCGGTCAGCCTCGGGTCCTTCCTCCTCACCTGCgccatcatcctcctcctcaatCACAGCAACAGGCAG ATCGACATCAACACGGACGTGCGGCTGATCCAGGCGAACGAGCGGCTGATCCGACACGACCtgctggtgggcgtggccgaCTGGGTGCATCAGTGCGCCGGGACTCTGCAG CTGTTTTGTGTCTACTGGGACCTGTCCCATTGCCTGAGATCACTGACTGACACCCTGGAAGAGATGAGCTTCGCCAGGGACgaaacacag TCCAAGCTCCGAAAAAACATGTCCTACCTCACCCTGGTGGTGGAGGCCAGCACTTTCGACCCGGAGGCGGGGTCAGTGGGCGAAGAGGGCTCCGAGGAGGAAAGACCCCTGCTGGTGGAGCGTGGGAGCACAGGGCGCAGTACTCCAGCCGGCCACAGGGAGGAGACAAAGCTCACCAAGAACTACAGCCTAGTGCCAAGCCATTACCTGTCTGCCCAG GCCACAGCACACCAGCTTTTACTGACCTACAGCGCCACCTACGTGAGGCTCCTGGTATCTGAGAAGCTCCCCCGTGaaccacagcgccccctacacTCCGGGATGACTCACTGCACCATCGGTCccatctgtctctgtcagtaTGTCCAGAGAACTGTCCTGAGATAG
- the tmem268 gene encoding transmembrane protein 268 isoform X4 — protein MPGMLRHTPGHCAPNRTEAEWPSGPMVPAEDFETPLQAALDTASVRRYLFFNSAIFHFFLAPLLYTVVWCGLYSTLHLYLSLTSIWVLCLSVSLGSFLLTCAIILLLNHSNRQIDINTDVRLIQANERLIRHDLLVGVADWVHQCAGTLQLFCVYWDLSHCLRSLTDTLEEMSFARDETQSKLRKNMSYLTLVVEASTFDPEAGSVGEEGSEEERPLLVERGSTGRSTPAGHREETKLTKNYSLVPSHYLSAQATAHQLLLTYSATYVRLLVSEKLPREPQRPLHSGMTHCTIGPICLCQYVQRTVLR, from the exons ATGCCAGGAATGCTGAGACACACCCCAGGCCACTGCGCACCCAATCGGACAGAAGCAGAGTGGCCCAGCGGACCAATG GTCCCGGCTGAAGATTTCGAGACGCCGCTCCAGGCGGCGCTGGACACGGCCTCCGTCCGAAGATACCTCTTCTTCAATTCCGCCATCTTCCATTTCTTCCTGGCCCCG ctgctGTACACGGTGGTATGGTGTGGGCTGTACTCCACTCTGCATTTGTACCTCAGTCTCACCTCCATTTGGGTCCTGTGCCTGTCGGTCAGCCTCGGGTCCTTCCTCCTCACCTGCgccatcatcctcctcctcaatCACAGCAACAGGCAG ATCGACATCAACACGGACGTGCGGCTGATCCAGGCGAACGAGCGGCTGATCCGACACGACCtgctggtgggcgtggccgaCTGGGTGCATCAGTGCGCCGGGACTCTGCAG CTGTTTTGTGTCTACTGGGACCTGTCCCATTGCCTGAGATCACTGACTGACACCCTGGAAGAGATGAGCTTCGCCAGGGACgaaacacag TCCAAGCTCCGAAAAAACATGTCCTACCTCACCCTGGTGGTGGAGGCCAGCACTTTCGACCCGGAGGCGGGGTCAGTGGGCGAAGAGGGCTCCGAGGAGGAAAGACCCCTGCTGGTGGAGCGTGGGAGCACAGGGCGCAGTACTCCAGCCGGCCACAGGGAGGAGACAAAGCTCACCAAGAACTACAGCCTAGTGCCAAGCCATTACCTGTCTGCCCAG GCCACAGCACACCAGCTTTTACTGACCTACAGCGCCACCTACGTGAGGCTCCTGGTATCTGAGAAGCTCCCCCGTGaaccacagcgccccctacacTCCGGGATGACTCACTGCACCATCGGTCccatctgtctctgtcagtaTGTCCAGAGAACTGTCCTGAGATAG